From the genome of Blautia pseudococcoides, one region includes:
- a CDS encoding alpha-mannosidase: MKKLYMIGNAHLDPVWLWPWQEGFQENKATCRSVLERLSEYEDVIFTSSSAQFYEWIEKNDPEMFAEIEKRVREGRWVICGGWWVQPDCNIPCGESFARHALLAQNYFKEKFGVTAKTGYNVDSFGHQGMMPQILQLSGMENYVFMRPGPHEKGLPARNFIWESDDGSKVHAFRLPFSYCTFGRLEDHMRACKEEFDAGVDELMCFYGVGNHGGGPTIENIETVKKLQKEWDDIQIIFADPDFYFEKLRERKYELPVVHGDLQHHSSGCYSAESQVKRYNRKAENALLRAEKFSVMSKLITGHGYTEGLTEGWKRVLFNQFHDILAGTSIQKAYEDTRNEFGEALSIAARNENNSLQAISFHIGIEQEENMLPAVVFNPHGWEVEEYVEVETGMFGNSCRGESYIVKDSSGHVVPSQKISSDAKVNGRNRIVFQACVPSLGYAVFRIYAVEPEQEQEHAPCALVLENEKVRVQFEEKTGAMVSIWDKENKIEYCDGVFGRAVVVKDNSDTWSHGVTRFHETEGFFVPQSVKKTEDGPVRSSIRVISKYKNSTLVQIYTLYKEDSSVRVSAKINWQENFRCVKIQFPVALDQYRGIYEIPFGCIEKACNGEEEPVQRWMDLSGMQEGNHKVICGVGILNDCKYSACMEHNCMEMTVLRSPVYAHHNPYILDEEEDDYQFTDQGIQNFCYTIVPHLGTGKEAHLVQRAEELNQPCVTVIETYHKGDYPQKAELMTVSESHVVLSALKKAEKDRGYIVRLYETEGKECRADICLHFLEKTIHAEFKPYEIKTFFVSESMDAEPSKVNFLEWEE, encoded by the coding sequence ATGAAAAAATTGTATATGATCGGAAATGCGCATCTGGACCCTGTATGGCTTTGGCCGTGGCAGGAGGGATTCCAGGAAAATAAAGCCACCTGCAGATCAGTGCTGGAACGGCTGAGTGAATATGAGGATGTAATATTTACGTCAAGTTCCGCGCAGTTTTATGAGTGGATCGAAAAAAATGATCCGGAGATGTTTGCAGAGATTGAAAAGAGAGTAAGGGAAGGCCGCTGGGTGATCTGCGGGGGCTGGTGGGTGCAGCCGGACTGCAATATTCCCTGTGGGGAATCGTTTGCCCGCCATGCCCTGCTTGCCCAGAATTATTTTAAAGAGAAATTTGGTGTGACTGCCAAAACCGGATATAATGTGGACAGCTTTGGACATCAGGGTATGATGCCTCAGATTCTGCAGTTGTCAGGCATGGAAAATTATGTGTTTATGCGTCCGGGGCCTCATGAAAAGGGTCTGCCCGCCAGAAATTTTATTTGGGAATCAGATGATGGCTCAAAGGTGCACGCTTTTCGGCTTCCATTTTCCTACTGTACGTTCGGCAGGCTGGAGGACCATATGAGGGCTTGCAAGGAAGAGTTTGACGCCGGTGTGGATGAGCTGATGTGTTTTTATGGTGTGGGAAACCATGGAGGCGGCCCAACCATCGAAAATATTGAGACTGTGAAAAAGCTTCAAAAGGAATGGGATGACATCCAGATTATCTTTGCTGACCCGGATTTTTACTTTGAGAAACTCAGGGAAAGAAAATATGAACTTCCGGTAGTACATGGAGACTTGCAGCATCATTCCAGTGGCTGTTACAGTGCGGAATCTCAGGTGAAGCGTTACAACAGGAAGGCGGAGAATGCTCTTTTGAGGGCAGAAAAATTTTCTGTTATGTCAAAGCTTATTACCGGACATGGCTATACGGAGGGACTGACAGAGGGATGGAAGCGTGTCCTGTTTAACCAGTTCCATGATATCCTGGCAGGGACCAGTATTCAAAAGGCATATGAAGATACCAGAAATGAATTCGGGGAGGCGCTGTCGATCGCAGCCAGAAACGAGAATAACAGCCTGCAGGCCATCTCCTTCCATATTGGAATTGAGCAGGAAGAGAATATGCTTCCTGCAGTGGTGTTTAATCCCCATGGATGGGAAGTGGAGGAATACGTGGAAGTGGAGACAGGAATGTTCGGCAATTCCTGCAGAGGAGAATCTTATATTGTAAAAGACAGCAGCGGCCATGTGGTACCGTCACAAAAAATTTCTTCCGATGCTAAGGTGAACGGAAGAAACCGCATTGTGTTTCAGGCTTGTGTGCCCTCCCTTGGTTATGCTGTGTTCCGCATTTATGCAGTGGAGCCGGAACAGGAGCAGGAACATGCCCCTTGTGCACTGGTTTTGGAAAATGAAAAAGTCCGTGTACAGTTTGAGGAGAAGACAGGGGCAATGGTTTCAATCTGGGATAAGGAAAACAAGATTGAATACTGCGACGGGGTTTTCGGAAGAGCTGTGGTAGTTAAGGACAATTCGGATACGTGGAGCCATGGTGTCACAAGGTTTCATGAGACAGAGGGATTCTTTGTCCCGCAGTCCGTGAAAAAGACAGAGGACGGGCCGGTAAGGAGCAGTATCCGGGTCATCAGCAAATACAAAAATTCCACACTGGTACAGATATATACATTATATAAGGAAGACAGTTCTGTCAGGGTGTCTGCAAAAATCAATTGGCAGGAAAACTTCCGGTGTGTAAAAATCCAGTTCCCGGTTGCGCTGGACCAGTACAGAGGAATATACGAGATTCCATTTGGCTGTATTGAGAAAGCCTGCAATGGGGAGGAGGAACCGGTACAGCGCTGGATGGACCTATCAGGAATGCAGGAGGGCAATCATAAGGTTATCTGTGGGGTGGGTATTTTAAATGACTGTAAATACAGTGCCTGCATGGAGCACAACTGCATGGAAATGACAGTTTTGAGAAGTCCTGTGTATGCACATCATAATCCTTATATTCTGGATGAGGAGGAGGATGACTATCAGTTCACAGACCAGGGAATACAGAATTTCTGTTATACCATCGTTCCCCATCTGGGAACTGGGAAAGAGGCACATCTGGTGCAGCGGGCAGAAGAATTAAACCAGCCCTGTGTCACAGTCATAGAGACGTATCACAAAGGTGACTATCCCCAGAAGGCAGAACTCATGACAGTGAGTGAGTCCCATGTGGTGCTGTCTGCCCTGAAAAAGGCGGAGAAGGACAGGGGATATATTGTCAGGCTTTATGAGACAGAGGGAAAGGAATGCAGGGCTGATATTTGTCTGCATTTCCTTGAAAAAACCATTCATGCGGAGTTTAAACCGTATGAGATCAAAACATTTTTTGTCAGTGAATCCATGGATGCAGAGCCTTCCAAGGTGAATTTCCTGGAATGGGAAGAGTGA
- a CDS encoding ROK family transcriptional regulator, which produces MMEKTGSNIQDVKSKNRMLVLKHIATSSGISRVDIARSTGLSKMTVGNIVTELLSSGLAEETINVSNNTSAIYGRRPILLTLAQNSPCICGMLIKRKLFQIILSDLGGRIFKQVDYPYDTLDSSEDLLQILTKAYSECAESTKRRIIAIGIASLGPLDSSKGIILNPPYFYGIENLPIVSIISEKTGLPVFLVNDATAGAFSEKLFGSGTSISNFAYLHIMNGIGAGFILNHALYDGDSGQSGEIGHTSINFDGPLCACGNRGCLDLYANLDNLQQRIKELAPFYPSSPLSIPKTPGWLDIISCGNQQDPLAVTALEGFCSYIAYSLSNTLNLLNLSTIIVGYDSDGTNTIIEDLLYHKLSRITLTAKFNPLSILHSTFGGNAPLIGSVALAADKVFSGHLALLELETL; this is translated from the coding sequence ATGATGGAAAAAACCGGATCAAATATTCAGGACGTGAAATCGAAAAATAGAATGCTTGTTTTAAAGCATATAGCAACAAGCAGTGGAATTTCAAGAGTGGATATTGCCCGGAGTACCGGGCTGTCAAAAATGACGGTAGGCAACATTGTTACAGAACTGCTCAGCTCCGGTCTGGCAGAAGAAACCATAAATGTTTCCAATAATACTTCTGCAATTTACGGACGCAGACCTATCCTTCTTACCCTGGCCCAAAACTCCCCCTGTATCTGCGGGATGCTGATCAAAAGAAAACTGTTTCAGATCATTCTCTCTGATTTGGGCGGCAGGATTTTTAAACAGGTGGATTATCCTTATGACACACTGGACAGCTCAGAAGACCTGCTTCAGATTTTAACAAAAGCCTATTCAGAATGTGCGGAAAGCACGAAACGGCGTATCATTGCAATTGGTATCGCTTCCCTTGGGCCATTGGATTCCTCAAAGGGAATCATACTGAATCCCCCTTATTTCTATGGTATCGAGAATCTGCCCATTGTTTCTATCATCAGTGAAAAGACCGGCCTGCCTGTATTTCTGGTGAACGACGCCACAGCAGGGGCTTTTTCAGAAAAACTGTTTGGATCGGGCACCTCCATATCTAATTTTGCTTATCTTCATATTATGAATGGAATCGGAGCCGGTTTTATTTTGAATCATGCTCTATATGACGGGGATTCGGGGCAGAGCGGCGAGATAGGCCATACCTCTATTAATTTTGACGGCCCCCTCTGTGCCTGCGGCAACCGGGGATGTCTGGATCTATATGCCAACCTGGATAACCTGCAGCAAAGGATAAAGGAACTTGCCCCCTTTTACCCCAGCTCTCCCTTATCCATCCCCAAGACACCAGGCTGGCTGGATATTATATCCTGTGGCAATCAGCAGGACCCCCTTGCAGTCACCGCGCTGGAGGGATTCTGCTCCTACATCGCCTATTCCCTCAGCAACACCCTGAACCTGCTCAACCTCTCCACGATCATCGTGGGGTATGATTCTGATGGAACCAACACCATCATCGAGGATCTGCTGTATCACAAACTCTCCAGAATTACCCTGACAGCCAAATTCAATCCTCTTTCTATCCTCCATTCCACATTCGGAGGCAACGCCCCGCTCATTGGCTCCGTAGCCCTGGCAGCGGACAAGGTTTTCAGCGGTCATCTGGCACTGCTGGAACTGGAGACACTATAA
- a CDS encoding extracellular solute-binding protein: protein MFKKKIAGLLAAMMCVSLVGCGSGGDKPADETKKAETEESGGSSAESDVIKMAVGADRVEFYRGLADEYEKQNPGKKVEIIEIVNGSDMYTKITMMMQSKETSPDLITEDGFMIMSDAEAGYLEPLDEFMKNWEDAGQFEEAILDGAKGADGVQYGVPFSTDTQCLWYDKKLMEEAGVSVPFQPKNWDEIIEAGKKLKEVGGEGFIPFFLYASKTSPEETSMRTFQELYSGTGGTLYDFDTKKWVVDKENLLKVYNFVNDVYNVEKIGAPLSIVSQQKVEDLFVSDYMKNGKLGMIFTGSWVPGNWGEGRTYEWPEGLDTWAAAKIPTYDGSGDGFSTMSGGWTWAIPKNANNKTGGEELLKFIAGKESQLKYAMYSGDLAVRKDVMEDETYLSQKMSVVKEAGEMLPYAHFRPSVEGYSTLTTMFTEVVESIAMGSASPDDAAAAFESEMKRIVGEENVTVK from the coding sequence ATGTTTAAAAAGAAAATTGCAGGTCTGTTGGCAGCGATGATGTGTGTGTCATTGGTTGGATGCGGAAGCGGGGGTGATAAACCGGCAGATGAGACAAAAAAAGCAGAGACAGAGGAAAGCGGCGGCAGTTCCGCTGAGTCTGACGTGATCAAGATGGCTGTGGGGGCAGACCGTGTTGAATTTTACAGAGGGCTGGCAGATGAGTATGAGAAGCAGAACCCGGGAAAGAAGGTGGAGATCATTGAAATCGTCAATGGCTCTGACATGTACACAAAAATCACAATGATGATGCAGTCAAAGGAGACATCTCCTGATTTAATAACCGAGGATGGGTTTATGATCATGTCTGACGCGGAGGCCGGTTATCTGGAACCGCTGGATGAATTTATGAAGAATTGGGAGGATGCGGGCCAGTTTGAGGAGGCTATCCTGGACGGCGCCAAAGGTGCTGACGGTGTGCAGTACGGGGTTCCGTTTTCCACGGACACTCAGTGTCTCTGGTATGACAAGAAGCTGATGGAGGAAGCAGGGGTTTCTGTACCTTTCCAGCCAAAGAACTGGGATGAGATCATTGAGGCCGGCAAAAAGCTGAAAGAGGTTGGAGGCGAAGGATTTATCCCATTTTTCCTGTATGCATCCAAAACTTCACCGGAGGAGACCTCTATGAGAACCTTCCAGGAGCTTTACTCAGGAACAGGCGGAACCTTATATGATTTTGATACAAAGAAATGGGTTGTTGATAAAGAGAATTTACTGAAGGTCTATAATTTTGTAAATGATGTTTACAATGTGGAGAAAATCGGTGCGCCTCTCAGTATTGTATCACAGCAGAAGGTGGAAGACCTTTTCGTTAGTGATTATATGAAAAACGGAAAATTGGGCATGATCTTCACGGGAAGCTGGGTACCCGGAAACTGGGGAGAGGGAAGAACCTATGAATGGCCGGAAGGTCTTGATACCTGGGCGGCTGCTAAGATTCCCACATATGACGGAAGCGGTGACGGTTTCAGCACCATGTCCGGCGGCTGGACCTGGGCGATTCCAAAGAATGCCAATAATAAAACCGGCGGGGAAGAACTTCTGAAATTCATTGCAGGGAAAGAAAGCCAGCTTAAATACGCCATGTACTCAGGAGACCTGGCTGTGCGTAAAGACGTGATGGAGGATGAAACATACTTATCACAGAAAATGTCTGTAGTAAAAGAGGCCGGCGAGATGCTGCCGTATGCACATTTCAGACCGTCCGTAGAGGGATATTCCACTCTGACAACCATGTTTACAGAGGTGGTGGAGAGTATTGCCATGGGAAGCGCTAGTCCGGATGATGCGGCAGCGGCTTTTGAGTCAGAGATGAAAAGAATTGTGGGCGAGGAAAACGTGACTGTGAAATAA
- a CDS encoding carbohydrate ABC transporter permease, with the protein MVGTRNQEKRKIWKTALFFSPSILLLGVFFIGPMIMTVFFSFTDISLTGSSAQAMRFVGFRNFIEIFKDPKLLTVLKNTMVFLVFSGIIGQQCLGFLLASLMRGKNRLVRKFVGFTVVAGWITPEVIAAFMFSSFFADAGTLNKITGILGISPVSWLFTFPMACVVIANIWKGSAYSMMMFQASLDNISDDIVEAAKIDGANGFQILLRITLPMIKSTMATTFVIVTLSTLGAFGLVFAMTGGGPAIMTTTLSIFMYQKAFIAYQIGYGMAIALFILAIGILLSLVYIRLIRANDGN; encoded by the coding sequence ATGGTTGGAACAAGAAATCAAGAAAAACGAAAGATATGGAAGACGGCACTTTTTTTCTCCCCATCAATTTTACTGCTTGGCGTATTCTTTATAGGCCCCATGATCATGACTGTCTTTTTTTCTTTTACGGACATTTCACTGACGGGAAGTTCCGCACAGGCAATGAGATTCGTAGGGTTCAGGAATTTTATTGAGATTTTCAAAGACCCGAAACTTCTTACTGTATTAAAGAATACGATGGTATTTTTGGTGTTTTCAGGTATTATTGGGCAGCAGTGTCTGGGATTTCTGCTGGCATCCCTAATGAGAGGGAAGAACAGACTGGTTCGGAAATTTGTCGGCTTTACAGTAGTGGCAGGCTGGATCACCCCGGAAGTGATCGCGGCATTTATGTTCAGCTCCTTTTTTGCCGATGCAGGTACATTGAATAAGATCACGGGTATTTTGGGGATATCGCCGGTTTCCTGGCTCTTTACATTTCCCATGGCCTGTGTTGTCATAGCAAATATATGGAAAGGATCAGCCTATTCCATGATGATGTTCCAGGCATCCCTGGATAACATATCAGATGATATTGTGGAGGCAGCTAAAATTGACGGTGCCAATGGATTTCAGATATTGCTCAGAATTACACTGCCCATGATAAAAAGCACTATGGCCACTACATTCGTGATCGTGACATTGTCAACCTTGGGAGCATTTGGCCTTGTGTTTGCCATGACAGGAGGCGGACCGGCTATTATGACAACAACACTTTCTATATTTATGTATCAAAAAGCGTTCATTGCATATCAGATAGGATACGGCATGGCCATTGCCCTTTTTATTCTGGCGATCGGGATTCTGCTGAGTCTTGTATATATCAGGCTGATTCGTGCAAACGACGGCAATTAG
- a CDS encoding D-sedoheptulose-7-phosphate isomerase: MGRECAVYEKFQEDHPVLKDQPVWAAFELLLQSCRSGGKILVCGNGGSASDSEHIVGELMKGFLLKRELPDEEKEKFRNLEGGEALSGRLQQGIPAISLNSYTSLMTAVGNDTSFDMIFAQQVYAYGQQGDVLIAITTSGNSANIVEGAKTAKVKGMKVLGITGEKESVLSKYCDICFRMPSAETYRVQEYTLPLYHTLCAMLEEAVFG; encoded by the coding sequence ATGGGCAGAGAGTGTGCAGTGTATGAAAAATTCCAGGAGGATCATCCTGTTTTGAAGGACCAGCCTGTTTGGGCAGCTTTTGAGCTGCTTCTGCAGAGCTGCCGAAGCGGTGGAAAAATCCTGGTCTGCGGAAATGGAGGCAGTGCATCGGATTCGGAACATATTGTGGGAGAACTGATGAAAGGCTTTCTGCTGAAGCGCGAACTGCCGGATGAGGAGAAGGAAAAGTTCAGGAACCTGGAAGGGGGAGAGGCCTTATCAGGGAGGCTGCAGCAGGGGATTCCCGCTATTTCCCTTAACAGCTATACGTCTTTGATGACAGCAGTGGGAAATGATACCTCTTTTGATATGATATTCGCGCAGCAGGTATATGCTTACGGACAGCAGGGGGATGTGCTCATAGCCATCACTACATCCGGAAACTCTGCAAATATTGTGGAGGGAGCGAAGACCGCGAAAGTAAAAGGGATGAAAGTGTTGGGAATCACAGGGGAGAAGGAATCCGTGCTCTCAAAATATTGTGATATATGTTTTCGGATGCCGTCAGCAGAGACGTACCGCGTTCAGGAGTATACCCTGCCCCTGTATCATACGCTGTGTGCCATGCTGGAGGAGGCAGTTTTTGGATAA
- a CDS encoding DUF1700 domain-containing protein encodes MSKREFLEVLRETLASELPQNVVNGHVQYYDQYISDETKKGASEAEVTGRLGDPRLIARTILETSGASGTGHQEGHGSQSSYNQTTYSQSGSESSGGGFHHVQEKMHNNPTVHLALGILIVLGVIALIISIVSALLPVVLPIVAVLILLSFLRRRM; translated from the coding sequence ATGAGCAAACGAGAATTTTTAGAGGTACTGCGGGAAACGCTAGCTTCAGAGCTTCCTCAAAATGTGGTAAATGGACATGTACAATATTACGACCAATATATAAGCGATGAGACAAAAAAAGGTGCATCTGAGGCGGAGGTGACAGGACGCCTGGGAGATCCCCGGCTGATCGCCCGCACGATACTGGAGACTTCCGGCGCGTCCGGCACTGGTCACCAGGAAGGTCATGGGAGCCAGTCTTCATACAACCAGACCACCTACAGCCAGAGCGGGAGTGAGAGCTCCGGCGGCGGTTTCCACCATGTGCAGGAAAAGATGCACAATAACCCAACCGTACATCTGGCGCTGGGGATTTTGATCGTGCTGGGTGTGATCGCTCTGATCATCAGTATTGTCAGTGCGCTTTTACCGGTGGTGCTCCCTATTGTGGCAGTTTTGATCCTGCTTTCCTTCCTGCGCAGAAGGATGTAG
- a CDS encoding ROK family protein produces the protein MKDDYVIGIDIGGTKCAVVLGEAGKADEDCRVLDKVCFATEAKRGPDCVIRDLFGAVRALLGKNHIWKERLQAIGISCGGPLDHIKGVVKNPPNLYGWDNIPIVDIMEKEFQVPAYIQNDANACALAEWKFGAARGYQHVIFLTYGTGMGAGLILDGKLYNGANNMAGEVGHVRMTESGPVGFGKSGSFEGFCSGGGIAQIARMKVLEKLQIGERPSFCQSFEQIEELSAKTVALAAKSGDPLALDIYKTSGYYLGRGLAILIDILNPEIIVLGSVYERSEDLLWPCAQRVIEQEALAISREGCRIVPAKLGNKIGDYAALSVGIQGGKNGQRVCSV, from the coding sequence ATGAAAGACGACTATGTGATCGGTATTGATATAGGCGGCACAAAATGCGCAGTGGTGCTGGGTGAAGCTGGAAAAGCGGACGAGGACTGCCGGGTGTTGGACAAAGTATGCTTTGCTACAGAGGCTAAGAGAGGGCCGGATTGTGTGATCCGGGATTTATTTGGTGCAGTCCGGGCACTGCTTGGAAAAAACCATATTTGGAAAGAGCGGCTGCAGGCAATAGGCATAAGCTGCGGAGGCCCCTTGGATCATATAAAGGGGGTGGTGAAAAATCCCCCCAATTTATATGGATGGGACAATATACCTATTGTGGATATTATGGAAAAGGAGTTTCAGGTTCCCGCATACATACAGAATGATGCCAATGCCTGTGCGCTGGCCGAATGGAAATTCGGGGCAGCCAGAGGATATCAGCATGTGATATTCCTTACATATGGCACAGGTATGGGCGCCGGCCTTATACTGGATGGAAAACTGTATAATGGCGCTAACAATATGGCCGGGGAAGTCGGACATGTGAGAATGACAGAGAGCGGTCCTGTGGGGTTTGGCAAATCCGGTTCTTTTGAAGGGTTCTGCAGCGGCGGAGGAATTGCCCAGATCGCCAGGATGAAGGTGCTGGAGAAGCTGCAGATAGGTGAACGCCCATCTTTTTGCCAGAGCTTTGAACAGATTGAGGAATTGTCAGCTAAGACGGTAGCTCTTGCTGCAAAGAGTGGTGACCCTCTGGCGCTTGATATTTATAAAACCAGTGGATACTATCTGGGAAGAGGACTTGCAATCCTTATAGATATTCTGAATCCGGAGATTATTGTGCTGGGAAGCGTCTATGAAAGAAGTGAAGATTTGTTATGGCCATGTGCGCAGAGAGTGATCGAGCAGGAGGCTTTGGCTATTTCAAGAGAAGGATGCAGGATCGTACCCGCAAAACTGGGAAATAAAATCGGTGATTATGCGGCACTTTCCGTGGGGATCCAGGGAGGTAAAAATGGGCAGAGAGTGTGCAGTGTATGA
- a CDS encoding carbohydrate ABC transporter permease has protein sequence MKKNKKNVQKIIPYMILLIIAGAFLLPLLWLVFAAFNPEASQAFAVPKHMSVENFRVILTDAKNQRGFLNSLFISVVQTGVVLVCSLLAAYPLSRYELKTGQKITMGMLFLTSIPITAVMVPVYQMFIMMKLVDSLWGTIIFLSASGLPYGIWMMKNFLDGVSVDLEEAAWIDGASAVKSMIHVVLPLMLPGLFTVAMFTFVGSWGNFFVPLILLQSTEKIPAAVNIYRFFGERGQVIYGQLAAYSIVYMLPVFVLYFFSQNYMSKGFAMTGASKG, from the coding sequence ATGAAGAAAAACAAGAAAAACGTACAGAAAATTATTCCCTATATGATCTTGCTGATAATTGCAGGCGCATTTTTGCTTCCACTTCTGTGGCTGGTATTTGCTGCTTTTAATCCGGAAGCCAGTCAGGCGTTCGCAGTGCCAAAGCATATGAGTGTTGAAAATTTCAGGGTCATCCTCACAGATGCCAAAAACCAGAGGGGGTTCCTGAACAGTTTGTTTATTTCTGTTGTACAGACAGGCGTTGTTCTGGTGTGTTCCCTGCTGGCAGCATATCCCCTGTCAAGATATGAGCTGAAGACAGGACAGAAGATCACCATGGGGATGCTGTTCCTGACCTCTATTCCCATAACAGCGGTGATGGTGCCTGTTTATCAGATGTTTATTATGATGAAGCTGGTTGATTCCTTGTGGGGAACTATTATCTTCCTTTCAGCATCAGGGCTTCCCTATGGCATCTGGATGATGAAAAATTTTCTGGACGGGGTATCCGTTGATCTGGAGGAGGCGGCGTGGATTGACGGTGCGTCCGCAGTCAAGAGTATGATACATGTGGTGCTGCCGCTGATGCTTCCCGGTTTATTTACAGTTGCCATGTTCACATTTGTGGGGAGCTGGGGAAACTTTTTTGTACCGCTCATTTTACTGCAGTCCACAGAGAAAATACCGGCTGCCGTGAATATTTACCGCTTCTTTGGGGAACGCGGACAGGTTATCTATGGACAACTGGCGGCTTATTCCATTGTCTACATGCTTCCTGTATTTGTTTTATATTTCTTTTCACAAAACTATATGTCAAAGGGATTTGCAATGACCGGAGCCTCAAAAGGCTGA